One window from the genome of Dermacentor silvarum isolate Dsil-2018 chromosome 7, BIME_Dsil_1.4, whole genome shotgun sequence encodes:
- the LOC125947234 gene encoding uncharacterized protein LOC125947234, with protein MVGSERAATAVVNGRGSPSFSVPKDYRIILPNVSSGEAMKRAVMLHCDISGRPYRIEDFRKPLQDAGVIKDVAVIGAYQMSHVWLVNLRTDEAKKKLIEAGRLVVKDRLCIVIDPNRQEVRLKLHWVALDVTSDNIRRAFSEYGEVKEVTNDRWKAEGFECTDSLTKFVRLFLKEGIALDNIPHQMRLGSGTVLIVAPGRAPLCLRCKHTGHIRRDCRVPKCAECHAFGHGQEVCTRSYAKAVGRSAVVDQSELVMDEEEAEQAAAPATADKSGTDQGADKEVRVSGLQTPAMTVSSVGEHQETATTNAVGVGPVLQDEGPTGESSDATSVSQTQQAASTKPAVDESALGNMDAETTPAKRRHDDVSAVSQEQRLRQVEASLEENGVTKKPRRAVRTRASSLTRGGKEVNS; from the coding sequence atggttggctccgagcgagctgcgacagcggtcgtcaacggccgtggtagcccgtcgttttccgtgcccaaggactacaggattaTTTTGCCCAACGTTTCATCAGGTGAAGCTATGAAGCGTGCAGTCATGCTGCACTGCGACATCTCAGGTCGTCCATATCGCATCGAAGACTTTCGAAAGCCCTTACAAGACGCCGGCGTCATCAAGGACGTTGCTGTAATAGGTGCCTACCAGATGTCCCACGTCTGGCTTGTTAACCTGCGGACGGATGAAGCGAAAAAGAAGCTTATAGAAGCAGGAAGGTTGGTCGTCAAGGATCGTCTTTGCATCGTCATCGACCCCAACAGGCAAGAGGTGCGTCTGAAGTTGCATTGGGTGGCTTTGGATGTCACGAGCGATAACATTCGGAGGGCATTCAGTGAATACGGCGAAGTGAAGGAGGTGACCAATgacaggtggaaagcggagggctTCGAATGTACTGACTCTCTGACAAAGTTTGTGCGATTGTTTTTGAAAGAGGGTATCGCACTGGACAACATACCGCACCAGATGCGCCTGGGCAGCGGTACAGTGCTCATTGTGGCGCCAGGACGAGCCCCTCTTTGCCTTCGTTGCAAGCACACGGGTCATATACGACGTGATTGCAGGGTACCGAAGTGCGCCGAATGCCATGCGTTTGGCCATGGACAGGAGGTATGTACTCGCAGCTACGCCAAAGCCGTGGGCAGATCTGCGGTTGTAGACCAAAGCGAGCTTGTCATGGATGAGGAAGAGGCAGAGCAAGCTGCGGCACCTGCGACAGCCGACAAGAGCGGAACCGATCAGGGAGCTGACAAGGAAGTCCGCGTCTCGGGGCTGCAGACGCCGGCTATGACGGTGTCCAGCGTCGGTGAGCACCAAGAGACTGCTACAACGAACGCGGTTGGCGTTGGTCCGGTGCTCCAGGATGAGGGCCCCACGGGAGAGTCCTCGGACGCGACCAGCGTCTCTCAAACGCAGCAGGCAGCAAGCACAAAGCCAGCGGTCGACGAAAGTGCTCTGGGAAATATGGACGCGGAGACAACCCCggcaaagcgtcgccatgacgacGTGAGTGCGGTGTCGCAGGAGCAGCGTCTGAGACAGGTCGAAGCTTCGCTGGAAGAGAATGGGGTGACGAAGAAACCTCGCCGCGCCGTTCGGACGCGCGCGTCGTCCCTGACAAGGGGCGGCAAGGAGGTGAACTCTTAG